The proteins below are encoded in one region of Chrysemys picta bellii isolate R12L10 chromosome 4, ASM1138683v2, whole genome shotgun sequence:
- the LOC112061633 gene encoding glycine N-acyltransferase-like protein 3 isoform X4 — protein MLILSCSSKLRLLEGMLRRGLPDTLQVYGAVMHVNRGNPAGQEVLVDSWPEFKMVLTRPRREVALDPSDYFTNLYTVFYRDEGACRALLGNSHAVDWSQAFQIQGLQDGVYETIRDIARARELEMETYLYRLLLHPDPPAMPQYRPDKGLRLAPVSPAHATLLNDTWKFGGNSWSLRYLCLLIRHFPSACLLGPEGTPISWCLTDPVAALTHGYTLPEHRGQHHMRSVVGTLAAQLHARGFPVYTGVLPHNEPSLHILQRLGFRILPGVIYLLMPTEAFGEKRRRWQPRQEVPEDTGSWSSERDVRELTGERLHLIKWALICLQRRRQCIIFYYASLKSGERSFPLMRCPVR, from the exons GTCTATGGCGCTGTGATGCATGTGAACCGCGGGAACCCGGCTGGCCAGGAGGTGCTGGTGGATTCATGGCCAGAGTTCAAAATGGTCCTGACCCGGCCACGCAGAGAA GTGGCGTTGGACCCAAGCGATTATTTCACCAACTTGTACACGGTCTTCTACCGGGACGAGGGCGCCTGCCGGGCCCTGCTGGGGAACAGCCACGCCGTGGACTGGAGCCAGGCCTTCCAGATACAGG GGCTGCAGGACGGGGTATACGAGACCATCAGGGACATCGCCAGGGCCAGGGAGCTTGAGATGGAGACATATCTGTACCGGTTGCTGCTGCACCCAGACCCGCCTGCCATGCCCCAGTACCG GCCTGACAAGGGGCTCaggctggcccccgtgtcccccgCCCACGCCACGCTGCTCAACGACACCTGGAAGTTTGGGGGGAACAGCTGGAGCCTGCGGTACCTGTGCCTCCTGATCCGCCACTTCCCCAGCGcctgcctgctgggccctgagggGACCCCCATCTCCTGGTGCCTCACCGACCCAGTGGCTGCCCTGACGCACGGTTACACCCTCCCGGAGCATCGCGGCCAGCACCACATGAGGTCCGTGGTGGGGACGCTGGCGGCACAGTTGCATGCCCGCGGATTCCCTGTTTACACCGGGGTGCTCCCCCACAATGAGCCTTCGCTGCACATCCTGCAACGCCTCGGCTTCCGCATCCTGCCTGGGGTGATCTACCTGCTGATG ccgactgaagcgttcggtgagaaaaggcggaggtggcagccgcggcaggaggtaccggaggataccggctcctggtcgtccgagagagacgttcgtgagctcacaggtgagcggctgcatttaataaaatgggctctgatTTGTCTGCAAAGGAGAAGACAGTGCAtaattttttattacgcatcgctgaaaagtggggagagaagcttccctctgatgCGTTGTCCCGTTCGTTGA